In Paroedura picta isolate Pp20150507F chromosome 1, Ppicta_v3.0, whole genome shotgun sequence, the following are encoded in one genomic region:
- the HEBP2 gene encoding heme-binding protein 2, with the protein MLKAIKQVFFSTGLEMPKWTALPNQASDYEVRQYEAAKWVCTSVKTMDWNAAINTGFTKLFNYIKGKNEKGMKIDMTAPVTCYVEPGAGPFCESITTVSFYLPSKQQANPPKPSEADVFIENRPAITVFVRSFGGFANAKRNQEEILALVESLKRDGKCFQEKVYYTAGYDSPFKLLNRHNEVWLIRR; encoded by the exons ATGTTGAAGGCTATAAAACAAGTTTTCTTTTCCACTGGGTTGGAAATGCCCAAATGGACGGCGTTGCCAAATCAG GCTTCTGATTATGAAGTTCGACAGTATGAAGCAGCCAAATGGGTTTGCACATCTGTTAAAACGATGGACTGGAATGCAGCTATCAATACTGGTTTTACAAAGCTCTTTAACTATATTAAGGGCAAGAATGAAAAAG GGATGAAGATAGATATGACTGCTCCAGTCACATGCTATGTTGAGCCTGGTGCTGGCCCATTCTGTGAGTCTATCACAACTGTGTCTTTCTACTTGCCGTCAAAACAACAGGCAAATCCACCTAAGCCTTCAGAGGCTGATGTCTTCATTGAAAACAGGCCAGCAATTACTGTGTTTGTCAG ATCCTTTGGAGGATTTGCCAATGCCAAAAGGAACCAAGAGGAAATACTGGCACTTGTTGAAAGTTTGAAGCGGGATGGCAAATGTTTTCAAGAAAAGGTTTACTACACTGCTGGCTATGACAGTCCATTTAAATTGCTGAATCGACACAATGAAGTTTGGCTTATCAGGAGATAA
- the SMIM28 gene encoding small integral membrane protein 28: MRGLLGSSWKKFGHADRGSYDWLTSEPGVPLLETQLQSQHKVSSTKEDIEPFLCIILPATMMLFLAFLLLFLYRRCQRRNPQAQIFSIDLPESLPEHEVTDFLSVLPWSSEQNFHYSTLLPETTFLTVCLPPSYEEATMKASMEGDHIQLFQDPVPPYEETKPP, from the exons ATGAGGGGGCTGTTAGGCAGCAGTTGGAAGAAATTTGGACATGCTGACCGGGGGAGCTATGACTGGCTAACAAGTGAACCAGGGGTGCCATTGCTGGAAACACAGCTACAG AGTCAGCATAAAGTAAGCTCAACCAAAGAAGACATAGAACCATTCTtatgcatcatactgcctgctacCATGATGCTTTTCTTGGCATTCCTACTGCTCTTCCTCTATAGACGATGTCAGCGTCGCAACCCTCAGGCTCAGATCTTCAGCATTGACCTCCCAGAATCCCTTCCTGAGCATGAAGTGACTGATTTCCTGTCAGTGCTGCCCTGGAGTAGTGAGCAGAACTTTCACTATTCCACTCTTCTACCTGAAACTACCTTTCTCACTGTATGCTTGCCTCCATCCTATGAGGAGGCCACCATGAAAGCCTCCATGGAAGGGGATCACATTCAGCTCTTTCAGGATCCAGTGCCTCCCTATGAAGAGACCAAACCACCGTAA